TTAACTGAGTATTGTGCTCGCGCAACTGGCGCTGTTGTATATGCACAAGCGAGGTGGCACCGTGCGTTTTGTGGTGTAACTCAAGTTGTGCAAGCAGCTCTGGCTGCTCTATTAAAAAATTAGGGTAGCGCGCCAAATACTCAGCGACCTGTTCTTTTGTTAGCTCGCTCATAAGGCAACTTGCCCATCAAATACATGCTCGGCTGGGCCGGTCATACGAACAGGGTGACCCTCGCCGCTCCATCGCACTTGTAATGTGCCACCGGGTAAATCAACTTGTACCGTGGTGTTAAGTTTGCTTTGAATGTGGCCAATGACCATTGCAGCGCAGGCTCCCGTGCCACACGCGAGGGTTTCGCTAACGCCGCGTTCCCACACTCTCAACTTAATATGATCTTGCGATACCACTTGCATAAAACCAATATTGGCACGATTTGGAAAGCGTTCGTGGTTTTCAAGTAGTGGGCCAAGCACATCAACTTGTGCGGTTGCTATATCATCAACTTCTAATACGCAATGCGGGTTACCCATAGACACAGCGCCACTAAATACAGTGTGCTCTTGCGCTCTTATTATATAAGTAAGTTCTCGCTTGCTGGCTTTGAGCGGGATTTTAGCAGGCTCAAAATTAGGATGGCCCATGTTAACGGTAACTTGGCCGTCTTTTTCTATGTATAGCGTGAGGTTGCCCGACTTAGTCGAGACACTAATTTTGTGCTTGTTAGTTAAGCCTTTCATACGCACAAAGCGGGCAAAACAGCGTGCGCCATTTCCGCATTGTTCTACTTCATTGCCATCGGCATTAAATATACGGTAATGGAAGTCGAGATCAGGGGAGTAAGGGGCTTCAACCATAAGTAATTGGTCAAAGCCAATACCAAAGTGGCGAACAGCCAGTTTTTTGATTTGATCGCGAGACAAAAATACATTTTGTGTAATGTTATCAATTACAACAAAGTCGTTGCCTAAGCCGTGCATTTTGGAAAAATTAACTAACATAGCGCTCTAATTCGGGTTTGCTCTGCGCTAATCATGCCACAGAGCAGCGCCTTAACAAAAACGTTTATGGTAAAATTTTCTCACCTTGATAAAGGCTCTCGATGGTTTCGCGTTGGCGAATAAGGTGGTGTTGCTCACCATCTACCATTATTTCGGCCACGCGTGGACGAGAGTTGTAGTTTGAACTCATTGTAAAACCATAGGCACCGGCACTTCGCTGCGCCAATAAGTCACCTTGTTTAAGGGCTAGTTCACGGTCTTTTCCTAAAAAGTCGCCGGTTTCACACACAGGTCCTACAATATCAAAGTTATGAGCTGGGGTGTCATCATCGCGCACCGATACCGGAATAATTTTTTGCCATGCTTGATAAAGCGAAGGGCGAAGCATGTCGTTCATCCCCGCATCGACAATGGCAAAAAATTTATCTTGGTTTTGCTTAATAAACTCAACCTGCGTTACTAAAATGCCAGCGTTAGCGGCTATCGCGCGCCCAGGCTCAAAAATAAGTTCAAGGTGTTTGTAATTGGCTAGGCGCTCGGTAACTTGCGCAGCATATTCACTTGGGTGAGGCGGCTGTTCATCATTGTAAGGAACGCCTAACCCACCGCCAATATCTAAATGAGTAAGCTCAATACCATTTGCTTTAAGCTCATCTATTAATGCCATTAGTTTATCAAGTGCTTCTAAAAAAGGTTTAACCTCAGTTAATTGCGAGCCTATGTGGCAATCTACGCCTGTTACTTTTAGGCCAGGTAAAGACGCCGCATGCTGATAAACGCTCACAGCTGTTTGAATATCGATACCAAACTTGTTTTCTTTTAAACCGGTAGAAATATACGGGTGTGTTTTGGCATCTATATCAGGGTTTACACGAATAGAAATAGGGGCTTCTAAATTTAACTCGCACGCCACCTCTGATATACGCTCAAGCTCTGAGGCCGACTCAACGTTAAAACATTTAATACCTAGTTTTAGTGCATACGCAATTTCGTCAGCGGTTTTAGCTACACCTGAAAACACCACTTTACTGGCATCACCGCCGGCTTTTATTACACGTGCCAGCTCGCCTTTAGATACTATGTCAAACCCTGAACCTAAACGCGCTAATATATTTAATACTGCAATATTAGAATTGGCTTTAACTGCGTAGCAAACCAAGCTTTTATGATTTTTAGTGGCATTTGCAAAGGCTAAATAATGGCGCTCAAACGTAGCGCGCGAGTACACATAACAGGGCGTACCATAGTGCTGAGCAATCGTCGCAATACTGACATCTTCGGCAAATAATTGATTGTTTTGATAGTTAAAATAATCCATTTATTGCTCCTGAGTTTGTTGCGAGTTATTTTGCTCTGAACTAGTTACTGGTTTAACAGTTTCTTGAGGTTGATTTTGATCAACTTGTTGCTCTGGTAAATACAAAGGCCCGCTTTGGCCGCAGCCAGCTAATGCACTTAGCAGTAAAGTACTTATAAATAGTCGTTTTAATTGTAAGGTATGTGTCGCTTTCATTAGATTAATACGGTTGCTGGCTTTATAATCGCAGAGTAACAGAATATCTAAAAAATGCAGCTATTCGCGGATGATTTTATTCCTGTTACACTAGCTGTATATAAACCGTACCCAATATTACGCAGCTCGCCTGCAAAGGAAAGTTACAATGACCGAAAGTGAATATCACCAATTAGCCGAAGCGCTTATGTACACAATTGAAGAGCAAGTTGATGATTGTGAAGCAGATTTAGATTACGAGTCGGCTGAGGGTATTTTAGAAATAATTTTCCCAGATAAAAGTAAAATTGTAATTAATAAACAAGCGCCTTTGCATCAGGTATGGGTTGCGACTAAATTTAATGGTCACCATTTTGAGATGCGTGACGGCCAATGGATTGATAATCGCTCGGGCGCAGAGTTTTGGGAGTTTATGAATCAAGCATCTACTCGCCAAGCTGGCCAGGAAATTAAGTGGCAATCATCACTATGAGTTTAGCATTTGTAGAATACCCAGCGCAGGGTGAGCACAAAGCCACTGTTATCTGGTTACATGGTTTAGGTGATTCAGGTGATGGTTTTGCCCCTGTTGCACCGCAACTTAATTTACCCAGTGAGCTTGGTATACGCTTTGTTTTTCCGCATGCACCTATTCAACCGGTCACCATAAATGGTGGCATGGAAATGCGCTCGTGGTACGACATTAAATCTATAGAACTAGATAAACGTGCCGATGAACAAGGCGTGAGAGATTCAGCCGAAAAAGTGCAAGCTCTGATCAATCAAGAAATTGAAAGTGGCATACCTGCCAACAAAATTATTTTGGCGGGCTTTTCGCAAGGGGGCGTGGTGTCTTTACATTTAGCGCCGCGATTTGAGTATAAACTTGCAGGTGTTATGGCGCTGTCTACTTATATGTGTGTGCCTGAAAAGCTAACGCAAGAAGCTAAGCATACTGATTTAAATGTATTTATGGCGCATGGTAGCCAAGACAATGTAGTGCCGCATAGCGCGGGTAGAAGTGCGTTTGAAGTATTAACAGCACATAACATGGATGTAAGCTGGCAAGAATACCCTATGGCTCATCAGGTTTGCGCAGAAGAACTGCAAGCTATTCGCCAATGGTTAATTGCCCGTTTAAGCTAATTTGGAGCCGCTGAGGTCAATATGAGTCAAAAAATAGTTATTAAAGCAAATGTAAAACGCGAACCGCAAAATAGTGTACCTAATGTAAGCTACGAGTGGCATTGGCGTCGTATTGTGAGTGTTTCTATGTTGGTAGCAATGACCTCGGCAGCGGTTGTGTATGGCTTAACTAGCTCGGTAAGTGCCGAGCAGGGCGAGCAACCTAATGAGCCATCGCCATATTCACACTTAAACGACAGCACGGCAGATAATGCTGAGCCTGCTGTAAATGTAAATGATGAGCGAGCGCACCCAAACGAACCTACATTAGCGAATGATACAGCAGATGTCGCACCAGCAATGCTTGAGAATGAAAGCGCTAGTAATGATACGTTATTAGTGCAAAGCAATCATGAGCAAACAGATATAGAGCCAATTGCTAACGTTCAAAGCAATCAGGCTTCTGTTATTGAGCAGTCAAACACCGAACTCGATGAGCCTGTAGCTAATCAGTCACTTAATAGTGCGCAGTTAAATGCGTCACCCAGCGAACTGCTCACAGATATTGAAAACGAAGACGGCTCACTAACAAGCAGTGAAGGTTTTTCATCTACTGCGCATATTGCAAGCGTTGCGCTTGGCGCACAGATTGATACAAGCAAAATTAGCCGAGCAGTGCTTACTCGCAAAGTCAGTAAGCGCGAGCCCACCAATGTATTTGCTGCAGATATCCGCTTAAATCAGTTTGAAGAGGCACTTTCGTTTTTTAGTGAGCTTAAAAACCTACAAGGCCAACAAGTAAAGCATGTATGGTCTTATGAGGGCGAAACCATGGCGGAAATTTCGCTTAATGTTACCTCGCCGCGCTACAGAACGTACTCCACCAAAAATATTATGAATACACAAACAGGCCATTGGCGTGTGGATGTTGTTGATGAGCAAGGTAATTTAATTGCTCAAAAAGAATTTAGAATTTTAGCTAATTAAGCTTAGCTATTAGCTGTAACTATTTGGATACCCCTATGACAGAAAAAACAAAGTTAGTACGCATAGCAACCCGTAAAAGTGCCTTGGCGCTTTGGCAGGCTGAATTTGTAAAAGCACAGCTTGAGCATTTTCATGCTGATGTACGCGTAGAATTAGTCCCTATGTCTACTCAAGGGGATATTATTTTAGATACACCGCTTGCTAAAATTGGTGGTAAAGGCTTGTTTGTTAAAGAGCTTGAGCAAGCAATGTTAGATGGCCGCGCGGATATTGCAGTGCATTCAATGAAAGATGTACCCGTAGAATTTCCAGAAGGCTTAGCACTGCACACAATTTGTGAACGTGAAGACCCACGCGATGCATTTGTATCAAATAACTATGCCAATTTAAGCGAACTACCAAAAGGCGCTGTTGTAGGTACTTCTAGCCTTCGTCGTCAGTGTCAAATTAGAGCTTTGCGCCCTGATTTAGAAATTAAAGATTTACGTGGTAACGTTAATACCCGTTTAGCTAAGCTAGATGATGGCCAGTACGATGCAATTATTTTAGCCGCAGCCGGGCTGCTACGCTTAAAAATGGACGATCGTATTGCTGATTATATTGAGCCAGAGGTATCGCTACCTGCTAACGGCCAAGGTGCTGTGGGCATTGAGTGTCGTATTGACGATGAAGTAACAAAAGCCTTACTGGCTCCGCTTGAGCATACCCAAACACGCATTCGTGTAAATGCAGAGCGTGCTATGAATCGCCATTTAGAAGGTGGCTGCCAAGTACCAATTGGTGCCTACGCGTTAGTTAATGGCGAGCAAGTGCATTTACGCGGCTTAGTGGGCGCGGTAGATGGTAGTGAAATTTTACATGACGAAGTAACCGGTCATATAAATGATGCAGAAGCGATTGGTGTTGAGCTTGCCAAAAAATTATTAGCACAAGGCGCCGACAAAATATTAGCAGAAGTATATAGAGACGCATAAATGACACATATCCTGATAACTCGGCCCGAAGGAAAAGGCGCAGCCCTTGCTCAGGAACTTGAGCAAGCGGGTTATCAGGCGTCATTGTTTCCTGTTTTAAAAATATCCTACCTTACGCCTTCTACTACCGAGCTAAGCCCATTAATTAATGCAGATAAAATTATTTTTATCTCTCAAGATGCCGTTACTGCCCTTGCGCAATTAAAGCCAACAATAAATACCAAAGCGCAATTTTACGCAGTAGGGCAGCAAACTGCAGATACTATTTACGCATTATTTGGTGTGCGGGCAGCAGTGCCTAAACAGTATGATTCAGAAGGGTTATTAGCGCTAAACTCGTTGGCTGAGGTTGATGGCAGCAATATTGTATTAGTGAAAGGCCAAGCTGGGCGGCCAGATATTGCCAAAACACTTAAAGCGCGTGGGGCATTTTTAAATAACTGTGTGGTATACAAACGCGAGCAAATAAGCGCTGAAAAAGCCAACTGGACAGACCACTGGCAAAGCCTGAAAGTACAAGGTATAGTCATAACCAGTAATGCAGCAGTTGATGCAATATTTAATAACCTGACTGAACAACAGTTACAGTGGTTACAACAGTGCCGATTTTATGTTGCTAGCGAGCGTATAGCCGCTTATTTACAACAGCAACAGGTAAGTTCGGCTAATATACACATTGCCGCAGGGGCAAGCGATACTGCTATGTTTTCCTGCATAAAACAGCAAGGTAGCAAGATGAGCGAACAGTCAAAGCCAGTAACGGCAGATAATAAAACCTCAGCAAAGCCAACAATGTCTTCAGATAAAAAAGCAGCTGAAAAAGCACCAAGTGTGACGAATAATAAGCAAAAAATAAGTAAAGTGGCAGTCCTCGCGCTGATCATCTCGCTTACTGTAGCGTGCGGTGTGGGGTATGAGTTTTACCAAAAACTCAATGCAGGTAAAGCCCAAAATGTAGCTGTTAATGAACTAAAAGAAGAAAACGCGTTATTGTCACAAGAGTTACAGGCGCTCAAGTCGGCGCAGTCTAATCTTCAGCAAGCATTGTTCAACAGTGAACAAAAAGTGGCAGCTGCGCTTAATGAAAGTGCACAGAACAACCAGCAACAATTAAAAGCAGCATTGCAGCAAGCTCAGCAGCAAGGCGCTTCGCTAAACCCGCAAGAAGTAACCAGCTTACAGCGTATGGCTGAGTTTAAACTGTGGGCTGAAAAAGATTACCAAGGTGCCAGCGCTGTACTTAAACGCTTAGATGCATTATTGAGTGAGCACCCAGGTACTGTAGCTGTTCGCCAAGCGATAACACAAGACATTCAAACGTTAGATAGCTTAAAGCCTATTCCAACAGAAGCTATTTATCTAAAGCTTAATAGCATTTTAGCAAATATAGACAACTTAGCTTTTAATGCGGTAAATATTCCTGAAGAAGCTACAAAAGTTGACGAAAATGCATTAAGCGAAGATGTGAATGACTGGCAACAAAACCTTAGCAATAGTTGGAATAAACTAGTTGATAGCTTTATCACTATTCGTCATCACGAAGGGATTGCTATAGAGCCACTGTTAACCGAGCAGGAGCGCCATTTAATAAATCAGCGTATTAAATTAAATGTGACGCAAGCTCAAGATGCACTAATGAGTAAACAAGCGAGCATTTATTTTAGTGCCATCAGTGAGGCAAAGCGTCTTGTTAATGAGTACTTTAAACAAGATGACGAGGCGACAAAAGTGGTTATAAACGCACTAACTAGCCTAGAAAAAGAGCCATTAAACTTTAATCCTGAAGTCAACTTACAAAGTACGCAGCAGGTTAAGGAGTGGGCGCAATGATAGGGCTTATAGTATTAATTGTTGCGATTGTTTTAGTTTTAGCGGTTACGCCATTTGTACTGGATGAAAAAGGCTATGTGCTGATCTCGTTTAACAACACCACGATTGAAGGCACCATTGTTTCGTTTTGTATTATGGCGGCAATTACCGTAGCTGTTTTATATTTAATTTATAAACTCGTGCGCTATTTATTGTCTATTTATCATAATACAAAACATGGCTTTTTTGCGCGTAGCGAAGAGCGAAAGCAAGCAGCTATAGAGCAAGCCCTATGGAGTGCGATAAATGATGATTACGAGCTTGTAGAGCAAACGTTATCAGGTAATAGTGTACCCAGTAAGTTTGAAGATATACGCTTAGCGCTATTAGCAAAAGCGGCGCTTGCTAATAACCAAACCGACAAAGCACTAGAGCGTTTATTTGAAATTAGCCCAGAGCAGCAACTTAACGTTGCTAAACTTTGGATAGCCAGTGGCGATAGTAGCGCCATAGAATCGAAAATGCGTGCTAACGCAGATTCAAAAAAAGCGACACCACTTGAGCTTAAGTTATACGCCGAAATACTTGTACAGCAACAGCACTTTAGTGCGCTTGAAGACTTTTTACCGCGTTTACTTCGTAAAAAAGTCCTCAACGATACGCAGTGGACACAGCTGTTTAATGCCTATTTTAATGCACAAGCTAGCGATAAAATTACTGAAAAATATAAACAACTTCCTAAAAAGCTACAAGCTCATGCTAATACAGCTTATTTAATGCAAATGGCTAAAGTAGGCCAGTTAAGTGCGATTGAAAGTGACTTAATTAAAATGGTGAAATCTAATGAGCAACATACTCAGCTGGCCAATATATTAAGTAACGCTACCTCGGCAGAGGCTGTAAAGCTTCAAACCAGTATTCAAGAGCGCCTGAAAAAAGATGATAAAAACAATGCATTACTACTCTCGCTTGCGTGTTTAGCTAATGCCCACGGCGATTATGAGTTAGCCGCAAAGGTTTTTGATAAAGCCTTGAATATTGAAAACAAAAAGCAATTTGCTCAGCAAGCTGCTGTTAGCTATAAAAATACCGCACAAGCCGATAAAGCGCTCGTATTGTATCAATAAAGGCTACACTTATACTTTTGCAGCTTTGATATTCGGGAGCATTGGGTTGAAACACTTTTTCATTGTCACTGTAAGTTTAGCGTGCGCTTACTTTTTTACCGGATATTTCAGTAATTTACTATTAGCAATAGATGGCTATGCAGTGGCTGTGTGGCCGCCCTCAGGGATTGCGCTTGCTGGCTTTTTAATTTGGGGCAGAAAGAGCTTACTAGGTATTGTTTTAGGGGCTTTTTTTACTAACCTCATTCATTTAGAAAGCGTCTCAGCGATATTTCAGTTAAGTGTATTTATGCATGCTGCGGCTGTTACCTTTGCCTCTACTATACAAGCTTGGGTTGGTAGCCTGTTGGTCACTAAAGTGATTAAAGCGCCCCTTGATTTATCTTCTTTAAAACACTGTATTCAAAGCTTAGTTGTTGCAGGCCCATTATGCTGCGTTATAGCTGCAGGTGTAGGCACCAGCTTATTAATTTTTAATGGCGTTATTGTATCTCAAGCCGGTTGGGATACGTTTATAGCATGGTGGATAGGTGACAGTATTGGGGTGCTTGTTTTTACACCGCTTATGCTAGCGGCATTTAACTATTCACAGATAAATTATCGCCTACAAGTTATACTGCCCTCACTGTTAATTTATATGGTTATTAGTATTAGCTTTTATGGTGCGGCCAGTGTAAAAAAAGAAAAAAACATCCAAAAAGAAGAGTTGAAAATATCAGCCACACAAGATGCCATCAACAATAAAATTAACGAAATAACAGCACATCTTGCTTTACTGGCTACCTTTTTTTCTAGTAGTGATGATGTGAGTTTTACTGAATTTAAGCAGTTTACTTCTAAGCAGCTTAGTTATAGCGAAGAAATTTTAGCATTTGAGTGGGTGCCCTACCTACCTAGTGAAAACCTAGCTCAGTATATAGAAGCTAATAGCAAAACAGAGCTGGCTCAATATAGCTTAAAAGAAAGAGCAAAAGATGGCAGTTGGCAGGCCGCCCCCCTACGAGATTTTTATTACCCCGTGCAATATGCATATCCTTTATCGGGAAATGAAGATGTAATTGGCTTTGATCTTGCCTCCAATGAGGTTAGGCGTTCTGCGTTAATAAAAGCGAAGGTGTTAAATGAGTTGGTGATCAGTGAACCAATAAATTTAGTACAAAACGAAGCTGAGCGCGGCGTGCTGTTTTTTCATCCGGTGTTTGGCAACAATATTACAGAAGATGATTTTAAAGGTTTTGTAGTAGCGGTTGTGAGCTTAGAGAGGCTATCAAACGCGGTGTTATTTGAGCAAAACAACCGTGTTGCGGTGAGCTTTACAGACACCACGACAGAAAATAATGCCCAGCCTATTTTTATTGCCGATCATCAGCAACTATTGCCGTTAAAAGACTATAAATTATTGGTTGGTAAGCGGGTATGGCAGGTGGAGCTACACCAGTCAATGCAGCGCGAGTCATGGTTAGTTTATTGGCTTGCGCAAATAGCCGGTATGTTATTTGTTTGGCTGCTTATTACCTTTTTAATATCGGTAACGGGTACCAATATTCGTATACGTGAGCAGGTAGCAAAACAAACTAAAATTTTACGCTTAGAAAAGCAAAAGGCCGATGAAGCCAATGAAATAAAAAGCCAGTTTTTAGCAAATATGAGCCACGAAGTTCGCACCCCTATTAATGGCATTAAAGGGCTGCATTATTTAGCCCTACAGCAAAACGATTGGCAGCAGGCACGCAGTTATATTGAGCAAGCCGATGGCGCACTTGGCGTATTGCTTAGAGTGTTAAATGACGTGCTTGATTTTTCTAAAATGGAAGCCGGCAAACTTGATTTAATTCAAGAGGCAATTGATGTAGGCACACTCAGTGAAGAAGTGGCCAATTTACTGCAGTTTGACATTGAAGCCAAGTCACTTGAATTTATGCTTGATTACGATAAATCAAGTAACTTGGTCATCAACACCGACCCTATACGTTTAAAACAAGTTTTGCTAAACCTAATCAATAATGCCATTAAGTTTACAGCCAAAGGCAGCATCACACTTAAGGTGTGGCAGTCTAAAAAAATGACTTACTTTAGCGTTAACGATACCGGTATTGGTATTAGTAAAGAGGCGCAAAAACAGCTCTTTAAACCGTTTGCACAGGCCGATAGTTCTACCTCGCGACAATATGGCGGCACCGGGTTAGGTTTAAGTATATGTAAAAAGCTTGTGGAGTTGATGGGTGGAGAAATTGATTTAATAAGCCACGAAGGGCATGGCTCTACGTTTACCTTTAGCTTACCAATTTATTCGCCGCTACCAAAGGCTGAGCAAATAAAGCAACAATATGATGAAATAGATGTTAGTGCGCTTTCTTTTGCAGATTATAAATTATTACTTGTTGAAGATAACCCATTAAATCAGCACGTCGCGAGCGCTATTTTAAAAACCAAAGGGTGCGTTGCAGATATTGCCAATGATGGCTTTGAGGCGATTGAAAAACTGACTGAGAATACCTACGACATTGTGCTTATGGATATACAAATGCCTAAAATGGATGGCCTTGAAGCTACTCGAGTTATTCGTAATGAGCTTGGTTTGTTTGACCTACCTATCATTGGCTTATCTGCTAATGCTCACGATGACGATGTTAAAAAAGCAGTTGCCAGCGGTATGGATAACTATATTACTAAACCCATTGAAGCAAATACCTTATTTAAAACACTCTGGCATCACTTAGCTCATCAAAATAAGTGAACAAAACCCTAACTTTGTTCACTTTTTGAGTAAAAAGCAGACATATGACCGCTAATATTTACTTTAACTGCTCTACACTTGAAAAATAACTGTACCTGCGTATCATGCGCGCAATTTTAACCTAACCGAGTCGCTATTATGATAAATAAAAAATTACCTCTGCTAGATATTCATCGCCACTTAGATGGCAATGTACGTGCGCAAACCATACTAGAACTTGGTCGACAGTTTAATATTACGCTACCTGCTGATAATGTAGAGGCGCTTATACCTCACGTGCAAGTTATTGATCCTGAACCTGATTTAATGGCATTTTTGCAAAAGCTTGACTGGGGTGTAACGGTACTGGGCGATTACGACGCCTGTAGACGCATTGCAATTGAAAACATTGAAGATGCTCAAGCCCAGGGACTTGATTATGTAGAGCTTCGCTTTAGCCCATATTATATGGCACAAAGCCAAGGCTTACACCCGCAAGGGGTGGTTGAGGCCGTGGTTGATGGTATTAAATCGGCGACTCAAGGCGCAAATATTAAAGCAAACTTAATTGGTATTATGTCGCGTACTTACGGGGTTAAAACTTGTCAGCAGGAGCTTGACGCATTACTTGCATTTAAAAATGATTTAGTAGCGATTGATTTAGCCGGGGATGAGATTGGTTTCCCGGGAGAGCTTTTTATCGAGCAGTTTAAGCAAGTAAGAGACGCTTACTTGGCCGCCACCATTCATGCCGGTGAAGCGCTTGGCGCTGCGAGTATTTGGCAAGCCATTAATGAATTAGGTGCAAGCCGTATAGGTCATGGTGTAAAAGCAATTGAAGACCCTAAACTAATGGACTACCTGCGCGATAACCGCATTGGTATTGAATCGTGCTTAACCAGTAACATTCAAACCAGTACTGTAAACGATTTAGCTAAACACCCCCTTAAACAGTTTTTAGATCACGGTATTTTAGCGTGTATCAATACTGACGATCCGGCTGTAGAGGGCATTGAAATTGAACATGAATATTTAGTGGCTGCGCCAAAGGCGGGCTTAACACAAGCCGATATGCACAAGGCGCAAGCAAATGCCCTAGAAATTGCATTTTTAAGCGACAGTGATAAAGCCGCATTAAGTGCGCTTGCTGCAGCACGTTAAACACGCTTAATATAAAAAATGCCGCTTATTAGCGGCATTTTTTATGTCAGCTTACTTTTGTTTGGCAGCTCACGTAATTATCAAATAGTGCTTTTAATACATCGCTTCGGCCAATCAGCCCTATCACGGTATCACCCTCAACAACGGGGTAGTTTTTTGGCTTTCCTGTTTTCATTTGCTCGGCAAGCTCGATAATGTTGGTATCGGCATTAACGGTTACAACCTCGGTTTGCATAAGCTGCGAAACTTTTACTACGCCATCGCAAAAATAGCTGCTTTGCATTAGTGGCTTTAACAGCTCTTGCTCAGATATAAAACCAACCAGCGATTTATTGTCATCAAATACTGGTGCGCCTAATAAGTTAAACTTTTGCAGCTCGCTAATAGCGGTGGTCATTTCGGTATTTGGGGTAATGTGTGGCAACTTACGTTGCATAAAATCTTTTACTTTTGTATTTAACATTTGGGTCTCTCCCGCTGATGTTCTATACAAAGTATGGTTTATAGATAGGAATTTAGGAAATTGTTTATACTGATTAAAGCAATAGGTTATACCAATTAATAGCTTAAATTTGATAGAAATAACAAAGGCGCCGTGGGGCGCCTTTGTATTATCAATAAAAATTTATTTTATAAACGCAAATGCATCGGCGTACATGTTTTCACGAACAGCGCCATGAGCAATAAAGTCATCACGTACAATGCCAATCATGTCAAAGCGCCCAGCCATATAAATGT
The genomic region above belongs to Pseudoalteromonas sp. MM1 and contains:
- a CDS encoding heme biosynthesis HemY N-terminal domain-containing protein, producing the protein MIGLIVLIVAIVLVLAVTPFVLDEKGYVLISFNNTTIEGTIVSFCIMAAITVAVLYLIYKLVRYLLSIYHNTKHGFFARSEERKQAAIEQALWSAINDDYELVEQTLSGNSVPSKFEDIRLALLAKAALANNQTDKALERLFEISPEQQLNVAKLWIASGDSSAIESKMRANADSKKATPLELKLYAEILVQQQHFSALEDFLPRLLRKKVLNDTQWTQLFNAYFNAQASDKITEKYKQLPKKLQAHANTAYLMQMAKVGQLSAIESDLIKMVKSNEQHTQLANILSNATSAEAVKLQTSIQERLKKDDKNNALLLSLACLANAHGDYELAAKVFDKALNIENKKQFAQQAAVSYKNTAQADKALVLYQ
- a CDS encoding CHASE domain-containing protein, with the protein product MKHFFIVTVSLACAYFFTGYFSNLLLAIDGYAVAVWPPSGIALAGFLIWGRKSLLGIVLGAFFTNLIHLESVSAIFQLSVFMHAAAVTFASTIQAWVGSLLVTKVIKAPLDLSSLKHCIQSLVVAGPLCCVIAAGVGTSLLIFNGVIVSQAGWDTFIAWWIGDSIGVLVFTPLMLAAFNYSQINYRLQVILPSLLIYMVISISFYGAASVKKEKNIQKEELKISATQDAINNKINEITAHLALLATFFSSSDDVSFTEFKQFTSKQLSYSEEILAFEWVPYLPSENLAQYIEANSKTELAQYSLKERAKDGSWQAAPLRDFYYPVQYAYPLSGNEDVIGFDLASNEVRRSALIKAKVLNELVISEPINLVQNEAERGVLFFHPVFGNNITEDDFKGFVVAVVSLERLSNAVLFEQNNRVAVSFTDTTTENNAQPIFIADHQQLLPLKDYKLLVGKRVWQVELHQSMQRESWLVYWLAQIAGMLFVWLLITFLISVTGTNIRIREQVAKQTKILRLEKQKADEANEIKSQFLANMSHEVRTPINGIKGLHYLALQQNDWQQARSYIEQADGALGVLLRVLNDVLDFSKMEAGKLDLIQEAIDVGTLSEEVANLLQFDIEAKSLEFMLDYDKSSNLVINTDPIRLKQVLLNLINNAIKFTAKGSITLKVWQSKKMTYFSVNDTGIGISKEAQKQLFKPFAQADSSTSRQYGGTGLGLSICKKLVELMGGEIDLISHEGHGSTFTFSLPIYSPLPKAEQIKQQYDEIDVSALSFADYKLLLVEDNPLNQHVASAILKTKGCVADIANDGFEAIEKLTENTYDIVLMDIQMPKMDGLEATRVIRNELGLFDLPIIGLSANAHDDDVKKAVASGMDNYITKPIEANTLFKTLWHHLAHQNK
- the add gene encoding adenosine deaminase, whose translation is MINKKLPLLDIHRHLDGNVRAQTILELGRQFNITLPADNVEALIPHVQVIDPEPDLMAFLQKLDWGVTVLGDYDACRRIAIENIEDAQAQGLDYVELRFSPYYMAQSQGLHPQGVVEAVVDGIKSATQGANIKANLIGIMSRTYGVKTCQQELDALLAFKNDLVAIDLAGDEIGFPGELFIEQFKQVRDAYLAATIHAGEALGAASIWQAINELGASRIGHGVKAIEDPKLMDYLRDNRIGIESCLTSNIQTSTVNDLAKHPLKQFLDHGILACINTDDPAVEGIEIEHEYLVAAPKAGLTQADMHKAQANALEIAFLSDSDKAALSALAAAR
- a CDS encoding CBS domain-containing protein, with translation MLNTKVKDFMQRKLPHITPNTEMTTAISELQKFNLLGAPVFDDNKSLVGFISEQELLKPLMQSSYFCDGVVKVSQLMQTEVVTVNADTNIIELAEQMKTGKPKNYPVVEGDTVIGLIGRSDVLKALFDNYVSCQTKVS